The following coding sequences are from one Clostridioides difficile ATCC 9689 = DSM 1296 window:
- a CDS encoding CoA-disulfide reductase: MRVIIIGGVAAGMSAAAKLKRIKPEYEVVVYEKTEIVSFGACGLPYFVGGFFNDADELLARTPEKLREAGIDLNIFREVVEVDSESKKIKVKNIKTDEIYEDYYDKLMIATGARSIMPSIKNIKLKNVSTLKSLYDGEYLKKLLSNEDNKRVTIIGAGFIGLEAVEACKKLGKDVDVIQLEDRILPQVFDKEMTDVLEEEINRHNVNLHLDEMVVELCGEDKVEKVITNKGEIDTDVVIIATGVRPNTEFLSNTNIKMLKNGAIVVDEYGRTSVEDIYSAGDCATIKNIVSNENVYVPLATGANKLGRIVGENLAGREVSYQGSLSSSCIKIMDMEAASTGITERQAKDLGINVKSKFISDYNQTHYYPGRNKIYVKLIYDADTKVILGGQVAGFKDAVQRANVLAAAIFGKMTTSQLGMLDLCYAPPFARTWDVLNVAGNISK; encoded by the coding sequence ATGAGAGTAATAATAATTGGTGGTGTTGCAGCTGGTATGAGTGCTGCAGCAAAATTAAAAAGAATAAAACCTGAGTATGAAGTTGTTGTTTATGAAAAAACTGAAATAGTATCTTTTGGTGCTTGTGGATTACCATACTTTGTTGGTGGATTTTTTAATGATGCTGATGAATTATTAGCAAGAACACCAGAGAAACTTAGAGAAGCTGGAATTGATTTAAATATATTTAGAGAAGTCGTTGAGGTTGATAGTGAATCTAAGAAAATAAAAGTAAAAAACATAAAAACAGATGAAATATATGAAGATTACTATGATAAATTGATGATAGCAACTGGAGCAAGAAGTATTATGCCTTCTATAAAAAACATAAAATTGAAGAATGTTTCTACATTAAAAAGTTTATATGATGGAGAATATCTAAAAAAACTTTTAAGTAATGAAGATAATAAAAGAGTGACAATAATAGGAGCTGGTTTTATAGGGTTAGAAGCAGTTGAGGCATGTAAGAAATTAGGTAAAGATGTAGATGTAATTCAGTTAGAAGATAGAATATTGCCACAAGTATTTGATAAGGAGATGACGGATGTATTAGAAGAAGAAATAAATAGACATAATGTTAATTTGCACTTAGATGAAATGGTTGTAGAACTTTGTGGAGAAGATAAAGTAGAAAAAGTTATAACAAACAAAGGGGAAATAGATACAGATGTAGTAATAATTGCTACTGGCGTGAGACCTAATACCGAGTTTTTGTCAAATACTAATATAAAAATGCTAAAAAATGGAGCTATAGTAGTTGATGAGTATGGAAGAACTTCTGTAGAAGATATATACTCTGCTGGAGATTGTGCAACTATAAAGAATATAGTAAGTAATGAAAATGTATATGTTCCTTTAGCTACTGGAGCTAATAAATTGGGTAGGATAGTAGGAGAAAACCTAGCAGGAAGAGAAGTATCTTATCAAGGTTCACTATCTTCAAGCTGTATAAAAATTATGGATATGGAGGCAGCATCAACTGGAATTACAGAAAGGCAAGCTAAAGATTTAGGCATAAATGTCAAATCTAAATTTATTTCTGATTATAATCAAACTCATTATTATCCAGGAAGAAATAAAATATATGTAAAGCTTATTTATGATGCAGATACAAAAGTTATTTTAGGCGGACAAGTGGCTGGGTTTAAGGATGCTGTCCAAAGAGCAAATGTATTGGCAGCTGCTATCTTTGGAAAAATGACCACAAGTCAACTTGGAATGTTAGATTTATGTTATGCTCCACCATTTGCAAGAACATGGGATGTTTTAAATGTAGCTGGAAATATATCTAAATAA